From a region of the Phaseolus vulgaris cultivar G19833 chromosome 6, P. vulgaris v2.0, whole genome shotgun sequence genome:
- the LOC137831697 gene encoding protein AUXIN RESPONSE 4 isoform X2, translating to MAIITEEPEPELQQRQQEQPRKPKSKPPSSPPPQSNTDNSNNNPFSFWFYFILSVSLLSLIFVFTSSLSPRDPKAWFLTLPTSLRHHYSNGRAIKVQTHPNETPIQVFTFQEGLTSSENVVIVHGQGLSSYSYRQLAKSLAAEGVHVTTVDLPGHGFSEKSVEVSVEGVDGVLGRFQYVYSEIQEKGVFWAFDQMVETGQIPYEEIQARMSKRKVRKPVDLGPEEMGKVLGEVIDSMGLAPVHLVLHDSALGMSADFVSERAELVRSLTLIDTALYGAFPLWVLEVPVVREVVLGVSFVYAKVVALCCSKRVDVVDSDALRMLLKGRDGRRAVVNVGKRVNSSFDLAEWGEGLKGMPMQVLWSAGWSQEWSQEGDRVANALPQASFVTHSGGRWAQEDAAVEIADKISQFVLSLPKSVRKVEQESIPEHIQKKLDEAKSSVHDHHHHHSHGHDHYDDAHIHGANYYELGHGPHGW from the exons ATGGCTATCATCACAGAAGAACCAGAACCAGAGCTACAACAGCGACAACAAGAACAACCCCGCAAACCCAAATCCAAACCTCCCTCTTCTCCACCACCCCAGAGCAACACCGATAATAGCAACAACAATCCTTTTTCTTTCTGGTTCTACTTCATTCTCTCCGTTTCCCTCCTTTCTCTCATCTTCGTATTCACCTCTTCCCTTTCTCCCCGCGACCCCAAAGCCTGGTTCCTCACTCTCCCCACTTCCCTCCGCCACCACTACTCCAACGGCCGCGCCATCAAGGTCCAAACGCACCCCAACGAAACCCCCATCCAAGTATTCACCTTTCAAGAGGGTCTCACATCGTCTGAAAACGTAGTCATTGTGCATGGTCAGGGTCTCAGCTCATACTCCTACCGCCAGCTCGCCAAATCTCTCGCCGCCGAGGGAGTGCATGTAACCACCGTTGACCTCCCCGGACACGGCTTCTCCGAGAAGTCCGTGGAGGTGTCTGTGGAGGGGGTTGATGGGGTTTTGGGGCGGTTTCAGTACGTGTACAGTGAGATTCAAGAGAAGGGTGTCTTCTGGGCGTTTGATCAGATGGTGGAAACCGGTCAGATACCGTACGAGGAGATTCAAGCGCGTATGTCGAAGAGAAAAGTGAGAAAGCCCGTTGATTTGGGTCCAGAAGAGATGGGGAAAGTGTTGGGGGAAGTTATCGATTCGATGGGGCTTGCTCCTGTTCACTTGGTTCTGCACGATTCCGCGTTGGGGATGAGTGCTGATTTTGTTTCTGAGAGGGCTGAGTTGGTGAGGAGCTTGACGCTTATCGATACGGCGTTGTATGGGGCTTTTCCCCTTTGGGTGCTGGAGGTGCCTGTGGTGAGGGAAGTGGTGTTGGGGGTTTCTTTTGTGTATGCTAAGGTGGTGGCTTTGTGCTGTTCCAAGAGGGTTGATGTGGTGGATTCGGATGCTTTGAGGATGTTGTTGAAGGGAAGAGATGGGAGGAGGGCGGTTGTGAATGTGGGGAAGAGAGTGAATTCCAGCTTTGACTTGGCAGAGTGGGGTGAGGGATTGAAAGGTATGCCAATGCAGGTGCTGTGGTCTGCTGGCTGGTCTCAGGAATGGAGTCAGGAGGGTGACCGGGTTGCCAATGCGCTTCCACAGGCCAGTTTTGTTACACATTCTGGAGGCCGCTGGGCACAG GAGGATGCTGCAGTGGAGATAGCTGACAAAATTTCTCAGTTTGTGTTGTCATTACCAAAGTCTGTCAGGAAAGTTGAGCAAGAGTCCATCCCAGAGCACATACAGAAGAAGCTTGATGAAGCAAAAAGCAGTGTTCATGATCACCACCACCATCATAGTCATGGTCATGATC ACTATGATGATGCTCATATCCATGGAGCCAATTATTATGAGCTGGGTCATGGACCTCATGGTTGGTGA
- the LOC137831696 gene encoding aminopeptidase P2, producing the protein MQLALISSPLSLSTRSLFFPLPLFLSRPNPIFFNLKSNKPSFTVRNCGSSSFKVKPSSEIRKPLAESQPDAKLTALRRLFSQPGVDIDAYVIPSQDAHQSEFIAECYTRRAYISGFTGSAGTAVVTKDKAALWTDGRYFLQAEKQLSSNWILMRAGNPGVPTASEWLNEVLAPGGRVGIDPFLFTSDAAEELKGVISKKDHELVYLYNSNLVDEIWKESRPKPPNNPVRVHDLKYAGLDVASKLSSLRSELVNAGSSAIVISMLDEIAWLLNLRGNDIPHSPVVYAYLIVEIAGAKLFVDDSKVTEEVRDHLKKANIQIRPYNSIISEIERLAAQGAPLWLDTSSVNVAIVNAYGAACDKYYQNREKKHKTRTNSFDGYIESSDLPFAVHKVSPVSISKAIKNESELEGMQNCHLRDAAALAQFWDWLETEITKDRTLTEVEVSDKLLDFRSKQADFLDTSFDTISGSGPNGAIIHYKPEPESCSFVDANKLFLLDSGAQYVDGTTDITRTVHFGKPTAREKECFTRVLQGHIALDQSVFPENTPGFVLDAFARSFLWKVGLDYRHGTGHGVGAALNVHEGPQSISHRFGNFTPLMKGMVVSNEPGYYEDHAFGIRIENLLYVRNVETPNRFGGIQYLGFEKLTYVPIQIKLVDLSLLSAAEIDWLNNYHSLVWEKVSSLLDGSALQWLWSNTRPIIHERI; encoded by the exons ATGCAACTCGCTCTGATTTCATCCCCTCTTTCACTCTCAACGCGCTCTTTGTTCTTTCCCCTCCCTCTCTTCCTCTCACGCCCAAACCCAATTTTCTTCAATCTCAAATCCAATAAACCTTCCTTCACCGTTCGGAATTGCGGCAGCAGTTCCTTCAAAGTCAAACCCTCTTCCGAAATCAGAAAACCCCTCGCTGAATCCCAACCTGACGCCAAGCTTACCGCGCTCCGACGCCTCTTCTCCCAACCTGGAGTCGACATTGACGCCTACGTCATCCCTTCTCAAGACGCTCACCAG AGCGAGTTCATTGCCGAGTGTTATACGAGGAGAGCCTACATATCAGGTTTTACTGGCAGTGCTGGAACTGCTGTGGTTACTAAGGACAAAGCTGCTCTCTGGACAGATGGCAGATATTTTCTCCAG GCGGAGAAGCAGCTTAGCTCCAATTGGATTTTAATGCGAGCAGGAAACCCAGGAGTCCCTACTGCGAGTGAATGGCTCAATGAGGTTTTGGCTCCAGGTGGCAGAGTTGGCATCGATCCC TTTCTTTTTACTTCGGATGCTGCAGAGGAACTTAAGGGGGTTATATCTAAGAAAGATCATGAGCTTGTTTACTTGTACAATTCAAATCTTGTGGATGAAATATGGAAAGAATCTAGGCCAAAACCTCCAAATAATCCAGTTAGAGTGCATGACTTAAAGTATGCTGGTTTAGATGTTGCATCAAAATTGTCATCTTTGAGGTCAGAACTTGTCAATGCTGGCTCTTCTGCAATTGTCATTTCCATGCTTGATGAAATTGCATGGTTGTTGAACTTG AGAGGCAATGATATTCCGCATTCACCTGTTGTGTATGCATACTTGATTGTGGAGATTGCTGGAGCAAAATTATTTGTAGATGATTCCAAAGTTACTGAAGAGGTGAGGGATCACTTGAAGAAAGCTAATATACAGATCAGGccctacaattcaattatatctGAAATCGAAAG ATTGGCAGCACAAGGTGCTCCTCTTTGGTTGGACACTTCATCTGTTAATGTTGCTATTGTAAATGCCTATGGAGCTGCCTGCGACAAATATTATCAGAACCGGGAGAAAAAACACAAAACCAGGACAAATAGTTTTGATGGATATATTGAGAGCTCGGATTTACCCTTTGCTGTCCATAAAGTCTCTCCTGTTTCTATTTCAAAGGCCATAAAAAACGAATCAGAGCTTGAAGGAATGCAAAACTGTCATTTAAG GGATGCTGCTGCCCTTGCTCAGTTCTGGGATTGGTTAGAAACAGAAATTACCAAGGATAGAACATTGACAGAAGTAGAGGTTTCAGATAAACTTCTTGACTTTCGCTCAAAACAAGCTGATTTCCTGGATACTAGCTTTGACACAATAAGTG GTTCTGGTCCAAATGGGGCTATCATACACTACAAACCAGAACCAGAGAGCTGTAGTTTTGTGGATGCcaataaattgttcttattgGATAGTGGTGCTCAATATGTTGATGGCACAACTGACATAACGAGGACAGTTCATTTTGGCAAGCCTACTGCAAGAGAGAAAGAATGCTTTACCCGAGTCTTGCAG GGCCATATAGCTCTTGATCAGTCAGTCTTCCCAGAAAATACCCCTGGTTTTGTGCTGGATGCTTTTGCCCGTTCCTTTCTTTGGAAAGTTGGACTTGACTACAGGCATG GGACTGGGCATGGTGTAGGAGCTGCATTAAATGTTCATGAAGGCCCTCAAAGTATTAGTCACCGTTTTGGAAATTTTACCCCTCTAATGAAGGGCATGGTAGTTAGCAATGAGCCTGGCTATTATGAAGACCATGCCTTTGGTATTCGGATTGAG AATCTCCTGTATGTAAGAAATGTTGAGACACCAAATCGTTTTGGGGGAATCCAATACCTAGGATTTGAAAAACTTACTTATGTACCCATTCAG ATTAAATTGGTTGATTTGTCTCTGCTATCGGCTGCTGAGATTGATTGGCTTAACAATTATCACTCACTAGTCTGGGAAAAG GTTTCATCATTGCTGGATGGCTCTGCTCTCCAATGGCTTTGGAGCAACACTCGACCTATCATCCATGAGAGAATTTAA
- the LOC137831697 gene encoding protein AUXIN RESPONSE 4 isoform X1 — translation MAIITEEPEPELQQRQQEQPRKPKSKPPSSPPPQSNTDNSNNNPFSFWFYFILSVSLLSLIFVFTSSLSPRDPKAWFLTLPTSLRHHYSNGRAIKVQTHPNETPIQVFTFQEGLTSSENVVIVHGQGLSSYSYRQLAKSLAAEGVHVTTVDLPGHGFSEKSVEVSVEGVDGVLGRFQYVYSEIQEKGVFWAFDQMVETGQIPYEEIQARMSKRKVRKPVDLGPEEMGKVLGEVIDSMGLAPVHLVLHDSALGMSADFVSERAELVRSLTLIDTALYGAFPLWVLEVPVVREVVLGVSFVYAKVVALCCSKRVDVVDSDALRMLLKGRDGRRAVVNVGKRVNSSFDLAEWGEGLKGMPMQVLWSAGWSQEWSQEGDRVANALPQASFVTHSGGRWAQEDAAVEIADKISQFVLSLPKSVRKVEQESIPEHIQKKLDEAKSSVHDHHHHHSHGHDHHHHHSHGYDHYDEL, via the exons ATGGCTATCATCACAGAAGAACCAGAACCAGAGCTACAACAGCGACAACAAGAACAACCCCGCAAACCCAAATCCAAACCTCCCTCTTCTCCACCACCCCAGAGCAACACCGATAATAGCAACAACAATCCTTTTTCTTTCTGGTTCTACTTCATTCTCTCCGTTTCCCTCCTTTCTCTCATCTTCGTATTCACCTCTTCCCTTTCTCCCCGCGACCCCAAAGCCTGGTTCCTCACTCTCCCCACTTCCCTCCGCCACCACTACTCCAACGGCCGCGCCATCAAGGTCCAAACGCACCCCAACGAAACCCCCATCCAAGTATTCACCTTTCAAGAGGGTCTCACATCGTCTGAAAACGTAGTCATTGTGCATGGTCAGGGTCTCAGCTCATACTCCTACCGCCAGCTCGCCAAATCTCTCGCCGCCGAGGGAGTGCATGTAACCACCGTTGACCTCCCCGGACACGGCTTCTCCGAGAAGTCCGTGGAGGTGTCTGTGGAGGGGGTTGATGGGGTTTTGGGGCGGTTTCAGTACGTGTACAGTGAGATTCAAGAGAAGGGTGTCTTCTGGGCGTTTGATCAGATGGTGGAAACCGGTCAGATACCGTACGAGGAGATTCAAGCGCGTATGTCGAAGAGAAAAGTGAGAAAGCCCGTTGATTTGGGTCCAGAAGAGATGGGGAAAGTGTTGGGGGAAGTTATCGATTCGATGGGGCTTGCTCCTGTTCACTTGGTTCTGCACGATTCCGCGTTGGGGATGAGTGCTGATTTTGTTTCTGAGAGGGCTGAGTTGGTGAGGAGCTTGACGCTTATCGATACGGCGTTGTATGGGGCTTTTCCCCTTTGGGTGCTGGAGGTGCCTGTGGTGAGGGAAGTGGTGTTGGGGGTTTCTTTTGTGTATGCTAAGGTGGTGGCTTTGTGCTGTTCCAAGAGGGTTGATGTGGTGGATTCGGATGCTTTGAGGATGTTGTTGAAGGGAAGAGATGGGAGGAGGGCGGTTGTGAATGTGGGGAAGAGAGTGAATTCCAGCTTTGACTTGGCAGAGTGGGGTGAGGGATTGAAAGGTATGCCAATGCAGGTGCTGTGGTCTGCTGGCTGGTCTCAGGAATGGAGTCAGGAGGGTGACCGGGTTGCCAATGCGCTTCCACAGGCCAGTTTTGTTACACATTCTGGAGGCCGCTGGGCACAG GAGGATGCTGCAGTGGAGATAGCTGACAAAATTTCTCAGTTTGTGTTGTCATTACCAAAGTCTGTCAGGAAAGTTGAGCAAGAGTCCATCCCAGAGCACATACAGAAGAAGCTTGATGAAGCAAAAAGCAGTGTTCATGATCACCACCACCATCATAGTCATGGTCATGATCACCACCACCATCATAGTCATGGTTATGATCACTATGATGAACTATGA